From Streptomyces sp. HUAS MG91, the proteins below share one genomic window:
- the glgX gene encoding glycogen debranching protein GlgX, with protein MTAGLRPGRPYPLGAAYDGHGTNFALFSSVAEQVDLILVDADGSERTVTLPDVDGFVWHGYLPDIGPGQRYGYRVHGPWQPASGDRCDASAFLLDPYARAVHEQDRHDAGFAQGLCGVVVDPAFDWETDEPPRHAYTDSVIYEAHVRGLTRTHPGVPEELRGTYAGLASEAVLDHLTSLKATAVELMPIHQFVQDGFLLDRGLSNYWGYNTIGFFAPHHAYAATGTLGQQVDEFKGMVKALHAAGLEVILDVVYNHTAEGNEKGPTLSFRGIDNASYYRLADDDFSRYYDTTGTGNSLLMRHPNVLQLIMDSLRYWVTECHVDGFRFDLAATLARQFHEVDRLSAFFDLIQQDPVISRVKLIAEPWDVGDGGYQVGNFPPLWSEWNGKYRDSVRDFWCARARSLPEFASRLTGSADLYQHDRRRPRASVNFITAHDGFTLRDLVSYNTKHNEANGEDNRDGESDNRSWNCGVEGPTDAPDVRALRARQQRNFLATLMLSQGIPMLSHGDELGRTQSGNNNAYCQDNELTWIDWELTDEDTSLLDFTRQLGALRTAHPVLRRRRFFWGESAQHDEGRLPDLVWLRPDGAEMTPKDWRWPDAHALAVFLNGDAITEPDPLGDPVVDDSFLMLFNCYWEPMEFRLPDTSYGTVWTTLIDTAEPSGDLDEKEHKAGTRLTVESRTLVVLSRPPTRRITEGES; from the coding sequence GTGACGGCAGGCCTGCGTCCGGGCCGCCCCTACCCGCTGGGGGCGGCCTACGACGGTCACGGGACGAACTTCGCCCTGTTCAGCTCGGTCGCCGAACAGGTCGACCTGATCCTGGTCGACGCCGACGGCTCCGAGCGGACGGTGACGCTCCCCGACGTGGACGGATTCGTCTGGCACGGCTACCTGCCGGACATCGGCCCGGGGCAGCGCTACGGCTACCGCGTGCACGGCCCCTGGCAGCCCGCGTCCGGAGACCGCTGCGACGCCTCGGCCTTCCTCCTCGACCCCTACGCGCGCGCCGTCCACGAACAGGACCGGCACGACGCCGGTTTCGCCCAGGGGCTGTGCGGAGTCGTCGTCGACCCGGCCTTCGACTGGGAGACGGACGAGCCCCCGCGGCACGCCTACACCGACTCCGTCATCTACGAAGCACATGTGCGCGGCCTGACCCGCACCCACCCGGGCGTGCCCGAGGAGCTGCGCGGCACCTACGCCGGTCTGGCGAGCGAGGCGGTCCTGGACCATCTGACCTCCCTGAAGGCGACCGCGGTCGAACTGATGCCGATCCACCAGTTCGTCCAGGACGGCTTCCTCCTGGACCGGGGCCTGTCCAACTACTGGGGCTACAACACGATCGGTTTCTTCGCGCCCCACCACGCCTACGCCGCGACCGGCACGCTCGGCCAGCAGGTCGACGAGTTCAAGGGCATGGTCAAGGCCCTGCACGCGGCCGGCCTCGAAGTGATCCTCGACGTCGTCTACAACCACACGGCCGAAGGGAACGAGAAGGGGCCCACGCTCTCCTTCCGGGGCATCGACAACGCCTCGTACTACCGTCTGGCCGACGACGACTTCAGCCGTTACTACGACACCACGGGCACCGGCAACAGCCTGCTGATGCGCCACCCCAACGTCCTTCAGCTGATCATGGACTCGCTCCGGTACTGGGTGACCGAATGCCATGTCGACGGCTTCCGTTTCGACCTCGCGGCCACCCTGGCGCGGCAGTTCCACGAGGTGGACCGGCTCTCCGCCTTCTTCGACCTCATCCAGCAGGACCCCGTCATCAGCCGGGTGAAACTGATCGCCGAGCCGTGGGACGTCGGCGACGGCGGCTACCAGGTCGGCAACTTCCCTCCCCTGTGGTCCGAGTGGAACGGCAAGTACCGCGACAGCGTGCGGGACTTCTGGTGCGCCCGCGCACGCTCCCTTCCCGAGTTCGCCTCCCGCCTCACCGGCTCCGCCGACCTCTACCAGCACGACCGGCGCAGGCCGCGCGCGAGCGTCAACTTCATCACCGCGCACGACGGGTTCACCCTGCGTGACCTGGTCAGTTACAACACCAAGCACAACGAGGCCAACGGCGAGGACAACCGCGACGGCGAGAGCGACAACCGGTCCTGGAACTGCGGCGTCGAAGGCCCCACCGACGCTCCGGACGTACGGGCGCTGCGGGCCCGGCAACAGCGGAACTTCCTGGCGACGCTCATGCTGTCGCAGGGCATCCCGATGCTCAGCCACGGCGACGAACTCGGCCGCACTCAGTCCGGCAACAACAACGCCTACTGCCAGGACAACGAACTTACGTGGATCGACTGGGAGTTGACGGACGAGGACACGTCCCTGCTCGACTTCACGCGGCAGCTCGGCGCCCTGCGCACGGCCCACCCCGTCCTGCGCCGACGCCGCTTCTTCTGGGGCGAGAGCGCACAGCACGACGAGGGACGCCTCCCGGACCTCGTCTGGCTGCGCCCCGACGGCGCCGAGATGACCCCCAAGGACTGGCGGTGGCCCGACGCCCACGCCCTCGCCGTCTTCCTCAACGGCGACGCGATCACCGAACCCGACCCTCTCGGCGACCCGGTCGTGGACGACTCCTTCCTGATGCTGTTCAACTGCTACTGGGAGCCCATGGAGTTCCGGCTGCCCGACACGTCGTACGGAACGGTGTGGACGACCCTCATCGACACCGCGGAGCCGTCCGGCGACCTCGACGAGAAGGAACACAAGGCCGGCACGCGGCTCACGGTCGAGTCCCGCACGCTGGTCGTCCTCTCGCGGCCGCCGACGCGGAGGATCACGGAGGGCGAGTCCTGA
- a CDS encoding CHAT domain-containing protein, which yields MPYARRDPRMCAEAGPRGRHGPVTVTRGEPDDVFASLRWLATHMAMGSTEQITAALDLSQHLIDRCVDGDASEPAIASDVSEALTLLAGVLATTPPGSAFHRWTALLSARAAQLSSEKGMLDDAARFYGVALAPAPRWDPPAGSTDPATATDDPDMWTAYHAAMSRWELAGLLWERYAQVPPDDVRPEDRDRLVALLTEALAGPHTPDGDDLEVLHSMLGVALADRSRLPAVDTRERLSDRAAALTHLQEAYELGGATEEGPEPLVTRNLAMVRFTDHDERCDMASPPPEELGALIGPLLALADAPGEDGAMALELATLFARDRHGHDRSAENAAALLDHYRRQIAHPGTAPRDVRGARVDLALLLVDQAEAAGAGTGAGATPAHAVRIGAYDPQADLREAADQFERVVTELRGPVPPGESASDRDEERFLCLNSLVELLSAWLRTDDEDGRIDRLVRHGTELVDIVPADDEARGLICLRVGLALSERVRRRVGPHLYRQSEHLMKVMVPDAGLALATLAPGAREDSTRAIELLREGIGLHHYQDEMYVAGAQALSVCLLMDHLLVLPHGDPAVLREALRWIRLVLGRAATSGVPMEEYEFFVVQALMHSVWAGTPFAPPEGPGRPTTPPMPDVSRHPSLEEGLQLLEQLLRSAAARGPGPESFAYAFIQLMVELIRGEPLTDAYCRTWWDRLDTLLLAGIDEPFPRVLLSLIAAAFGTELAGRDLAGPRERARVTQLLDTVASEVPPGSELHRLGAMLRAQNSGAARLLRELFGRAPGAARDVPSRTPSPADDPGPARGAEPGAAFDDQETAEALRIAAVLPGDGSPYPFTEPVGRVAELAEEGRAAAGDPVGLAVAAGIGALARYDRWIHERETEDLTRAIADARVAIGAADSVEPLGTALTALRAGMLLDRYTLLGDRMDLESARETYAVLLKRVTERGEHPGLVPLLRRYAEATGLRRLGATLVEPAPPAAGEFHAGLAAAAAVAALLAVRGQQHGSKGARAAALRRISEQLQAVLSRLPDGHPRRPAVRSEIGLLDLDLARAAGDRDAVDRALGEVVGAAGACPPLSAHRPALLLRAALALSAHPEGAPERLEQGIELLSGALDDAEQGFHGGRSRCLYGIGRLLLARFDRSGQREDLTRAVDVLHEARMALNSAPGDAFLIVLGRAQARAHRAHGPGDGTQRRWSREAAKSVLAAHGRAVLLQTGTARALVTARAARPDMLRLVRWCMEDGETAAALDALELGRGLVLNAATVSATVPGLLRDAGRPELAAAWEDMAATGKGLEAGPGALRRQVLEALEGGAAEARMLSAPTPAEVGRALRTVGADALVHLVPGEDGPGYALLVTATGAVEPLPLRALNTAGGRPLTEYDDALNTFQAAVLNVPAPPGPHDTPLQHSVRDRAEQRAREAQERWGTALEAVCTWAGEVVMTDVLRWARERWPGRLPRLVLAPVGLLGVVPWQAARVAGPQGPDYAARSAVLSQCATARQLTEAAARHRLPWDGRHAFVVDPGGSSVMHEEARLIRSAFYPRATVTGAVGWLAERDGPWTGPAPVPATADTVRLLLPGRPVRDAAGVAVCHVNCHATPGATPAESRLDLSAGHRLAIAELLTAARDPRAPGGLVVLANCVSDLTLSAHDEALTLSTALLSAGAASVVGSRWSVVDDRRTSILMYMFHHYLSGHGHAEAPEAAGSPADALRAAQLWMLDPHRTVPAALRGIAVETPDRPFTSPRIWAAFAHHGH from the coding sequence GTGCCGTATGCCCGTCGTGACCCACGGATGTGCGCCGAGGCGGGCCCGCGCGGCCGGCACGGCCCGGTGACCGTGACGAGGGGCGAACCGGACGACGTCTTCGCGTCGTTGCGGTGGCTCGCCACACACATGGCCATGGGCTCGACGGAGCAGATCACCGCCGCCCTGGACCTGTCCCAGCACCTCATCGACCGGTGCGTGGACGGTGACGCGTCCGAACCGGCGATCGCCTCGGACGTCTCCGAGGCGCTGACCCTGCTGGCCGGAGTACTGGCCACGACCCCTCCCGGCAGCGCCTTCCACCGCTGGACCGCCCTGCTGTCCGCCCGCGCCGCTCAACTCAGCTCCGAAAAGGGCATGTTGGACGACGCCGCACGGTTCTACGGCGTCGCGCTGGCACCGGCTCCGCGCTGGGATCCGCCCGCGGGCAGCACCGATCCGGCGACCGCGACCGACGACCCGGACATGTGGACCGCGTACCACGCGGCGATGTCGCGCTGGGAGTTGGCCGGCCTGCTGTGGGAGCGGTATGCGCAGGTGCCGCCCGACGACGTCCGGCCGGAGGATCGGGACCGGCTCGTGGCGTTGCTGACCGAGGCGCTGGCCGGACCTCACACGCCCGACGGGGACGACCTCGAAGTCCTTCACTCCATGCTCGGGGTGGCGCTGGCCGACCGCTCACGGCTCCCCGCCGTCGACACGCGGGAACGCCTGTCGGACCGCGCCGCCGCGCTGACGCATCTCCAGGAGGCGTACGAGCTGGGCGGCGCCACCGAGGAGGGTCCCGAACCGCTCGTGACCCGCAACCTGGCGATGGTGCGCTTCACCGACCACGACGAACGCTGCGATATGGCGTCGCCGCCGCCGGAGGAGCTGGGTGCGCTGATCGGGCCTCTGCTGGCGCTGGCCGACGCCCCGGGTGAGGACGGTGCCATGGCGCTGGAGCTTGCCACGCTCTTCGCCCGGGACCGGCACGGCCATGACCGATCCGCGGAGAACGCGGCAGCGCTCCTGGACCACTACCGTCGGCAGATCGCGCATCCGGGAACAGCTCCCCGGGACGTCCGCGGCGCGCGCGTGGACCTTGCCCTGCTGCTCGTGGACCAGGCGGAGGCGGCCGGCGCGGGAACGGGTGCGGGCGCGACGCCGGCCCACGCCGTGCGCATCGGCGCCTACGACCCGCAGGCGGATCTGCGGGAGGCCGCCGACCAGTTCGAGCGGGTCGTGACGGAGCTGCGCGGCCCGGTCCCGCCCGGCGAGTCGGCGTCCGACCGGGACGAGGAGCGGTTCCTCTGCCTCAACAGCCTGGTCGAACTGCTCAGCGCCTGGCTGCGCACCGACGACGAGGACGGCCGTATCGACCGTCTGGTGCGGCACGGCACGGAGTTGGTCGACATCGTCCCCGCCGACGACGAGGCGCGCGGGCTCATCTGTCTCAGGGTCGGTCTGGCGCTGTCCGAGCGCGTGCGGCGCAGGGTCGGCCCCCATCTCTACCGGCAGTCCGAACACCTGATGAAGGTGATGGTCCCCGACGCCGGGCTCGCCCTGGCGACGCTGGCACCCGGCGCGCGCGAGGACTCCACGCGCGCGATCGAGCTCCTCCGCGAGGGTATTGGCCTCCACCACTACCAGGATGAGATGTACGTGGCGGGCGCACAGGCGCTCAGCGTCTGTCTGCTGATGGACCACCTGCTCGTCCTGCCGCACGGCGATCCAGCGGTTCTGCGGGAGGCGCTGCGCTGGATCCGGCTGGTCCTCGGGCGGGCCGCCACCTCCGGTGTGCCGATGGAGGAGTACGAGTTCTTCGTCGTCCAGGCCCTCATGCACTCCGTCTGGGCCGGGACTCCGTTCGCACCGCCCGAGGGACCCGGCCGCCCCACCACGCCGCCCATGCCGGACGTCAGCCGCCACCCCAGCCTCGAGGAAGGCCTGCAACTGCTGGAACAGCTCCTGCGGTCGGCTGCCGCCCGCGGGCCGGGGCCTGAGTCCTTCGCCTATGCCTTCATCCAGCTGATGGTCGAGCTGATCCGCGGGGAGCCGCTCACCGACGCGTACTGCCGCACGTGGTGGGACCGGCTGGACACGCTGCTGCTCGCGGGGATCGACGAACCGTTCCCCCGGGTCCTCCTGAGCCTGATCGCCGCCGCGTTCGGCACGGAGCTGGCCGGCCGGGACCTGGCCGGGCCCCGGGAGCGGGCCCGCGTCACACAGTTGCTCGACACCGTCGCCTCGGAGGTGCCTCCGGGAAGCGAGCTGCATCGGCTCGGCGCCATGTTGCGCGCGCAGAACTCCGGAGCGGCCAGGCTGCTGAGAGAGCTGTTCGGCCGGGCGCCGGGCGCCGCGCGGGACGTTCCGTCCCGGACGCCGTCACCCGCCGACGACCCCGGTCCCGCCCGCGGGGCGGAGCCCGGAGCCGCCTTCGACGACCAGGAGACCGCCGAGGCACTGCGGATCGCGGCCGTACTGCCGGGCGACGGGTCGCCGTACCCCTTCACCGAGCCGGTCGGACGCGTGGCGGAGCTCGCGGAGGAGGGCCGGGCCGCCGCCGGTGATCCGGTCGGGCTCGCCGTCGCCGCCGGGATCGGCGCCCTCGCGCGATACGACCGCTGGATCCACGAACGGGAGACCGAGGACCTGACACGGGCCATCGCCGACGCGCGGGTGGCCATCGGCGCGGCGGACTCCGTCGAACCGCTCGGCACCGCCCTGACGGCCCTGCGTGCCGGGATGCTCCTGGACCGGTACACCCTGCTGGGCGACCGGATGGACCTGGAGTCGGCACGCGAGACCTATGCCGTACTGCTCAAGCGGGTCACCGAACGCGGCGAGCACCCCGGACTCGTACCGCTGCTGCGCCGGTACGCGGAGGCCACCGGGCTGCGGCGGCTGGGCGCCACGCTGGTGGAACCGGCGCCGCCGGCCGCCGGGGAATTCCACGCCGGACTCGCCGCGGCGGCGGCCGTCGCCGCGCTGCTGGCGGTCCGCGGGCAGCAGCACGGCAGCAAGGGGGCGCGCGCCGCCGCGTTGCGCCGGATCTCCGAACAACTGCAGGCGGTACTGAGCCGGTTGCCGGACGGCCACCCTCGCAGGCCCGCCGTACGCAGTGAGATCGGCCTGCTGGATCTCGACCTGGCCCGCGCGGCGGGTGACCGGGACGCGGTGGACCGCGCGCTCGGTGAGGTGGTCGGGGCCGCCGGTGCGTGCCCGCCGCTGAGCGCCCACCGGCCCGCGCTGCTGCTGCGCGCGGCGCTCGCCCTCTCCGCCCACCCGGAAGGGGCGCCGGAGCGCCTGGAACAGGGCATCGAGCTGCTGTCCGGCGCGCTCGACGACGCCGAACAGGGCTTCCACGGCGGCCGGTCGCGGTGCCTGTACGGAATCGGCCGGCTGTTGCTCGCCAGGTTCGACCGGAGCGGGCAGCGCGAGGATCTGACGCGTGCCGTGGACGTCCTGCACGAGGCCCGGATGGCGCTGAACTCCGCGCCCGGGGACGCATTCCTGATCGTCCTCGGCCGCGCGCAGGCGCGGGCCCACCGCGCCCACGGGCCCGGGGACGGCACTCAGCGCCGCTGGTCCCGGGAGGCCGCGAAGTCGGTGCTGGCCGCGCACGGGCGCGCCGTGCTCCTCCAGACCGGCACCGCGCGGGCCCTCGTCACCGCCCGGGCAGCGCGCCCGGACATGCTGCGGCTGGTCCGCTGGTGCATGGAGGACGGGGAGACGGCCGCCGCGCTCGACGCCCTCGAACTGGGCCGCGGCCTGGTCCTCAACGCGGCCACCGTCTCGGCGACCGTCCCGGGGCTCCTGCGCGACGCCGGGCGCCCCGAACTGGCCGCCGCGTGGGAGGACATGGCGGCGACCGGGAAGGGGCTGGAGGCCGGGCCGGGCGCGTTGCGCCGCCAGGTGCTGGAGGCGCTGGAGGGCGGTGCGGCCGAGGCGCGGATGCTGTCGGCGCCGACCCCCGCCGAGGTCGGCCGGGCGCTGCGCACGGTCGGGGCGGACGCGCTCGTGCACCTGGTGCCGGGCGAGGACGGTCCCGGGTACGCCCTGCTGGTCACCGCCACCGGGGCGGTCGAGCCGCTGCCGCTGCGCGCGCTGAACACCGCGGGCGGGCGGCCGCTGACCGAGTACGACGACGCGCTGAACACCTTCCAGGCGGCGGTGCTGAACGTACCGGCTCCGCCGGGGCCGCACGACACGCCGCTCCAGCACAGTGTCCGGGACCGGGCCGAGCAGCGGGCCCGGGAGGCGCAGGAGCGCTGGGGCACGGCGCTGGAGGCGGTCTGTACGTGGGCCGGCGAGGTGGTGATGACCGACGTGCTCAGGTGGGCGCGGGAGCGGTGGCCCGGGCGACTGCCGCGTCTGGTGCTGGCGCCGGTCGGGCTGCTCGGCGTGGTGCCGTGGCAGGCCGCGCGGGTGGCCGGTCCGCAAGGACCCGACTACGCGGCCCGGTCGGCCGTGCTCTCGCAGTGCGCCACGGCCCGGCAGCTCACCGAGGCCGCGGCGCGGCACCGGCTGCCGTGGGACGGGCGCCACGCGTTCGTCGTCGACCCGGGCGGCTCGTCGGTCATGCACGAGGAGGCGCGGCTGATCCGGTCGGCGTTCTACCCGCGGGCCACGGTGACCGGTGCGGTGGGCTGGCTCGCCGAGCGCGACGGCCCGTGGACCGGCCCGGCCCCGGTGCCCGCCACCGCCGACACGGTGCGGCTGCTGCTGCCGGGCCGGCCCGTCCGGGATGCCGCCGGCGTCGCCGTCTGCCACGTCAACTGCCATGCGACGCCCGGTGCCACGCCCGCGGAGTCCCGCCTCGACCTCAGCGCCGGCCACCGCCTGGCCATCGCCGAACTGCTGACGGCGGCGCGCGATCCGCGGGCTCCCGGGGGTCTCGTCGTGCTGGCCAACTGCGTCAGCGATCTGACGCTGTCCGCCCACGACGAGGCCCTGACTCTGTCGACGGCGTTGCTCAGCGCCGGGGCCGCCTCTGTGGTCGGCTCACGCTGGTCGGTGGTGGACGACCGCCGCACCTCGATCCTGATGTACATGTTCCACCACTACCTCTCCGGGCACGGGCACGCCGAGGCGCCGGAGGCCGCCGGCTCCCCCGCGGACGCCCTGCGTGCGGCGCAACTGTGGATGCTCGACCCGCACCGCACGGTCCCCGCCGCCTTGCGCGGCATCGCCGTCGAGACCCCCGACCGCCCTTTCACCTCACCCCGCATCTGGGCGGCCTTCGCCCACCACGGGCACTGA
- a CDS encoding RES family NAD+ phosphorylase, producing MGRGQGLPEKTHRTPESLVLPRGTRLFRVHRRTYSPAQFNPTLCDPHFGGSRFDGTENDPYGYLYAAPRVETALAETILRDLPFDDEGNPRVLPYRALVGRCVTELELRTEVRLVSLMDEPARVAVRQDAWLVHAEAPEYPFTRRWGHWIRSQATWAQGLAWPSKRDGPYPAIVLFADRLGQPGPARTPCGADGEAPPERLPQRAEVLRRLPKPSIDLDDEAGVHWLEQTLYRYDVHVGAPPGVLGGP from the coding sequence ATGGGACGAGGTCAAGGTCTGCCGGAGAAGACCCACCGGACACCGGAGTCGCTGGTGCTGCCGCGGGGCACCCGGCTCTTCAGGGTCCACCGGCGCACGTACTCGCCCGCGCAGTTCAACCCGACCCTGTGCGACCCGCACTTCGGCGGTTCGCGCTTCGACGGCACCGAGAACGACCCGTACGGCTATCTCTACGCGGCACCGCGCGTGGAGACGGCGCTGGCCGAGACCATCCTGCGCGACCTGCCGTTCGACGACGAGGGCAATCCGCGGGTGCTGCCGTACAGGGCCCTGGTGGGCCGCTGCGTGACGGAGCTCGAACTCCGCACGGAGGTACGGCTGGTGTCGCTGATGGACGAACCCGCGCGGGTCGCCGTGCGGCAGGACGCCTGGCTGGTGCACGCTGAGGCGCCGGAGTACCCGTTCACCCGCCGCTGGGGCCACTGGATCCGGTCGCAGGCCACGTGGGCGCAGGGCCTGGCCTGGCCGTCCAAGCGGGACGGGCCGTACCCCGCGATCGTCCTGTTCGCCGACCGGCTGGGCCAGCCCGGTCCGGCACGGACCCCGTGCGGGGCGGACGGCGAGGCGCCGCCGGAACGTCTGCCGCAGCGGGCCGAGGTGCTGCGACGGCTGCCGAAGCCGTCGATCGACCTCGACGACGAGGCGGGCGTGCACTGGCTGGAACAGACGCTGTACCGCTACGACGTCCACGTGGGCGCGCCGCCCGGGGTCCTCGGCGGGCCGTGA
- a CDS encoding amidohydrolase family protein — protein sequence MSRYVEPSAVHGRTVIRNVIVVDPVEGSAMSGADVVVDAGRIVSVASATDAGAGAQVIEGRGRFLVPGFMDMHMHALNTPDDVDGTYALMLANGVVGFRQMSGSRDLLTARREDRLPRPTGAPALMATAGDLLTPLNASRVEDAVRTVREQHRDGADFVKAAMTTARTFMAALGEANRLGIRFGGHLPPDLDPRDAARGGTWSIEHLGPGVTVFAAASTREADVRAAHTAGRMPPLPKVRLPGTERLVRRLIRGVVTNPATRTSEQEAQAYELADGTYDQDKAEELAALFVEHGTWQCPTLIRVHTQQFGDAPEHTADPRRRYMHPGDLRTWDRSAKKFATLPDTTRRALRGHWTAQLRMTKTFADAGVPMVAGSDACGAAGVIPGFALHDEFDLLAEAGLDPLTILRTATSGAARFLGEEGAFGRVAPGLPADLVLLDEDPLLDHTALHTIAGVMRDGAWWSRAELDAVLERIAAAPGAH from the coding sequence GTGAGCAGGTACGTCGAGCCGTCGGCGGTGCACGGCCGTACGGTGATCAGGAACGTCATCGTCGTCGACCCGGTCGAGGGAAGCGCGATGTCCGGGGCGGACGTGGTGGTCGACGCGGGCAGGATCGTCTCGGTCGCGTCGGCGACGGATGCCGGGGCCGGGGCGCAGGTGATCGAGGGCCGCGGCCGGTTCCTGGTGCCGGGCTTCATGGACATGCACATGCACGCCCTGAACACCCCCGACGACGTGGACGGCACCTACGCGCTCATGCTGGCGAACGGTGTCGTCGGCTTCCGCCAGATGTCGGGCAGCAGGGACCTGCTGACGGCCCGTCGCGAGGACCGGCTGCCGCGGCCGACGGGTGCGCCCGCGCTCATGGCGACCGCGGGCGACCTGCTGACCCCGCTGAACGCGAGCCGCGTCGAGGACGCCGTACGCACCGTACGCGAACAGCACCGGGACGGCGCCGACTTCGTGAAGGCCGCCATGACGACCGCCCGGACGTTCATGGCCGCTCTCGGCGAGGCGAACCGGCTCGGCATCCGGTTCGGCGGGCACCTGCCGCCCGACCTCGATCCTCGCGACGCCGCCCGCGGCGGCACGTGGTCGATCGAGCACCTCGGCCCGGGCGTCACCGTGTTCGCCGCCGCGTCCACGCGCGAGGCCGACGTACGGGCCGCGCACACCGCAGGCCGGATGCCTCCGCTGCCCAAGGTCCGCCTCCCCGGCACCGAGAGGCTCGTCAGGAGGCTGATCCGGGGTGTCGTCACGAACCCGGCGACCCGCACCTCCGAACAGGAAGCGCAGGCCTACGAGTTGGCCGACGGCACGTACGACCAGGACAAGGCCGAGGAGCTCGCCGCTCTGTTCGTCGAGCACGGCACGTGGCAGTGCCCGACGCTGATCCGCGTCCACACCCAGCAGTTCGGCGACGCGCCCGAGCACACCGCGGACCCCCGGCGCCGCTACATGCACCCCGGCGACCTGCGGACCTGGGACAGGTCGGCGAAGAAGTTCGCGACGCTGCCCGACACGACGCGCCGCGCCCTGCGCGGGCACTGGACGGCGCAGCTGCGGATGACGAAGACCTTCGCCGACGCGGGCGTCCCGATGGTGGCCGGGTCCGACGCGTGCGGGGCGGCCGGTGTCATCCCCGGCTTCGCCCTGCACGACGAGTTCGACCTGCTCGCCGAGGCGGGCCTGGACCCGCTGACCATCCTCCGGACGGCGACGAGCGGGGCGGCCCGCTTCCTCGGCGAGGAGGGCGCCTTCGGCCGTGTGGCTCCCGGGCTCCCCGCCGACCTGGTGCTACTGGACGAGGATCCCCTCCTCGACCACACCGCCCTCCACACGATCGCGGGCGTGATGCGGGACGGCGCGTGGTGGTCCCGCGCCGAACTCGACGCGGTCCTGGAGCGGATCGCGGCGGCGCCCGGCGCACACTGA
- a CDS encoding amidohydrolase family protein — protein sequence MTPSGRTESPTSSGASGPTGLVDVHAHFVTDRYVAEARAAGIEHPDGMPGWPEWSPEQHLDLMDRGGITKSYLSVSSPGVHFGDDTAARALAREVNEFGAQVRDEHPDRFGLFASLPLPDVEGALAEASYALDVLGADGVAVETNHHGMYPGDSRLEPLWQELNRRGVLVFVHPTSPRHADELALGRPRPMLEFLFDTARAAGDLLFNGVLARTPDIRWILTHGGGALPLLADRMELFRTHFGGGPADGPTAREQLGALWYDMAGTPFPRQIPALDAAFGTDRLLYGSDYCWTPSSAALEQVASVDAAAQPSGTDTWRDLTTRNARRLFAAESAPVAT from the coding sequence ATGACCCCGTCCGGACGGACCGAATCCCCCACCTCATCCGGTGCTTCCGGCCCCACCGGCCTCGTGGACGTCCACGCGCACTTCGTCACGGACCGCTATGTCGCCGAGGCGCGGGCTGCGGGCATCGAGCATCCGGACGGGATGCCGGGGTGGCCCGAGTGGAGCCCGGAGCAGCACCTCGACCTGATGGACCGAGGCGGCATCACCAAGTCGTACCTGTCGGTCTCCTCGCCCGGCGTGCACTTCGGGGACGACACCGCGGCCCGTGCCCTGGCCCGTGAGGTGAACGAGTTCGGCGCCCAGGTCCGCGACGAGCACCCGGACCGGTTCGGGCTGTTCGCGTCGCTGCCGCTGCCCGATGTCGAGGGGGCGCTGGCTGAGGCCTCGTACGCGCTGGACGTGCTGGGCGCCGACGGTGTCGCCGTGGAGACCAATCACCACGGCATGTACCCGGGCGACTCGCGCCTGGAGCCGCTCTGGCAGGAGCTGAACCGCCGCGGCGTCCTCGTCTTCGTCCACCCGACGTCGCCGCGGCACGCCGACGAGCTGGCGCTCGGCCGCCCCCGCCCGATGCTGGAGTTCCTCTTCGACACCGCCCGCGCGGCCGGCGACCTGCTGTTCAACGGCGTCCTGGCCCGCACCCCGGACATCCGCTGGATCCTCACCCACGGCGGCGGCGCCCTGCCCCTGCTCGCCGACCGGATGGAACTCTTCCGTACGCACTTCGGCGGCGGCCCCGCGGACGGGCCGACGGCGCGGGAGCAACTCGGCGCCCTCTGGTACGACATGGCCGGTACCCCGTTCCCGCGTCAGATCCCGGCCCTCGACGCGGCGTTCGGCACCGACCGTCTCCTCTACGGCAGCGACTACTGCTGGACGCCCTCGTCCGCCGCGCTGGAGCAGGTCGCGTCGGTGGATGCCGCGGCCCAGCCGTCCGGCACCGACACCTGGCGGGACCTGACCACCCGCAACGCACGGCGGCTCTTCGCGGCCGAGTCCGCGCCCGTCGCGACGTGA